A stretch of Chryseobacterium viscerum DNA encodes these proteins:
- a CDS encoding RHS repeat-associated core domain-containing protein, translating to MKFFSSLMLFLCSVWGFSQTILYRAESTSRTVQDPQSVIMTQGFQAKSGVSNPFLAKIGPATDNPGGGPTNSQAGINNPSRTIEIDSIKFHDTKGNIEVNGGGQLQFTLPIALPPGIKTVAPQTNLVYTSSSGNGIAGYGWNLSGLTSISRVGKTIEKDGKPQGIQWDYTDYYSFNGERLVLKSGEYGKDGAEYVPAKYSNIKIKSVGVNPEQNGPLYFEITFEDGSKAWYGLNADSRTSAEYNISKWKDVQGNYISYNYVQGKGVTTIHNIAWGGNEQQNKSHFNSIEFTYADRTLKEQAYTKGLTYTQSMILSEIKVNSNGNLFKKYSLEYVQNKTNYQFLSKITESNSAGANANPITIQYQQDPSATNTLWQDSRYDDLYDRYQEVISGDFNGDGKLDFIKDKTLMINRLENSGQFYNLTYQGKFLGVGTGIKNNILLNKSVFFTSQTSFEEKNVLIRTYEVIDGKAELVSSKKIDLSSYPQLFTEIRGTLYNNLIIEYNDLKCKIKEADFDGDGVSDFLLSIENVAYGYPNGPGEWSEYFDSLYLSETFYYNTRTGVLQKQDSDEFEKFKIADFKGEGKSNLLKIQDNNIYIYELNTQNKFVQAFSTTKESYNDVIYLGDFNGDGKTDIMAPIADASSDWRMYLSTGAGFVKHYYSNLFLYEPWWEGSLRKKRQIQRTYSTSDLNKDGKSDLLIFESQRWNRDGWTDWNNPDSSYGFNFLRNDGVDSNGKPIFNNAHSLAPVELNWDGEIGNYSMYGEQFRPLFGSFRIAQLNTDFAIIHRTKMITWDLGSKLNVISKIKSIRQAGIKTVTEYSPLTSSGNIYQSFYTTNPIAYPYINITENYSYFVVSKLIQGDRKQEFRYRDLIGNLHGKGMIGFRQMARSTFFSDALVNTKVWNGFEINPANEGLPYKDWSIRTADESKIFPADISLNNTQLLSFKQYDYKIDKLLNGAVVPVIPDTEKSKAVLAINPYITTSKDFLKNIKTVHTVEEYDNLYLPKKSTVNINDGFSVSTSELEYFPHDTTAGTNYSIGKPKTKTTTVQAYGDTQSTKEEYIYNNNLLKTYKISNRDNTGALTEIYNYDNFGNVIQKVNLNSIDSQKEITNYQYDDKGRFVIKSTDDLGLETNTLYNDWGLVTKKTDALGNTLENEYDAWGKLMKSKTNISGVTTYEYVKDNLYNSVVITYDPSGDISKKYTNKWGQEYKESSKAFKQGQYISQDIVYDVLGRKTAESEPYFEGQSSNKWNTISFDDSVFPARITTTAFNGKQVKVSVSGNATTEEEINGNKRITTKTTDALGNVISTTDKGGTIQFSYNAAGEQIQAKYNENIVTTKYDTWGRKSEFNDPSNGLYKYEYHGMGQLKKVTSPKGTKEYTYNNQRQLTSQKEISTADSGQATNKVISYSYDSKGRLISKSGTSNGKNYSSSIVYDPQGRLLSSSESSNGKYFIQKGIVYDDKARVVSYEKQLYSSGILTKVDIENVYSDWNGELYQIKDKNSGKILWQLNEINAKGQVLKSKLGTTEVINDYDLTTNVLKETKHGSPVKSNLLHIKYQFDALKNQLDSRITGGDFNINELFKYDDNNRLISWTNPANGQENSNVYDNKGRILENNQIGKIKFENSTKIYQATGMTLNPAGEQNYQNDLIQSISYNENNDPVFIDGEKGDVAFQYGLASMRQRVTYGGNFDTDKDGKFTKYYNEDGSYEIVRDNTTGKEKHILYIDGSPYESNIIYVKNYTEENGSYKFLHKDYLGSILAISDEAGNKLEQRHFDAWGNFTHLQIGSGAVETDINKIKQIANSGGLLLERGYTSHEHFMEVGIIHMNGRLYDPLLRRFLNADEFIQDPYNTQNYNKYGYVMNNPLMFNDFTGEIMGWDDALIAIGIAIFTSVATDYYLNRPINIGSMFQSVAMSMMSMGISNGIGDIFKAGGEVAKALGKTGTIIARAGAHALAQGTLSLVQGGNFWSGLLSGAFASISNDLLNFASNNVGDNSILKSDGFALLNGAVSGGVGSVLGGGNFWVGAGQGLMVTAFNYLKHKPPTTDNLIDDMEKSKIDPAGVPDYSKFDAEVAKMRKLKTIAKLAKKTGYIPIKDGGSSGSETRANTSYKTDKIKSIQLGKVIKTEVKTTVTQITIFKEAFTSYLNLAGTFVHEYTHAIDYISGYFEGKLSKLGKRETERLMEERAYGSGAKAGDLIQKQQYQDWLKRNGY from the coding sequence ATGAAATTCTTTTCATCATTGATGTTATTCCTGTGCTCAGTATGGGGGTTTTCACAGACCATACTTTACCGGGCAGAATCTACCTCGCGGACCGTTCAGGACCCGCAGTCGGTAATTATGACACAGGGATTTCAAGCCAAGTCGGGTGTATCGAATCCGTTTCTGGCTAAAATAGGTCCTGCCACAGATAATCCAGGTGGTGGACCAACAAACTCGCAGGCAGGTATAAATAATCCTTCCCGAACCATAGAAATAGATAGTATCAAATTCCATGATACGAAAGGAAATATAGAGGTAAATGGAGGTGGACAACTACAATTCACCTTACCTATTGCGCTGCCTCCCGGAATAAAAACCGTAGCACCACAAACAAATCTGGTGTATACCAGCAGTTCAGGAAATGGAATTGCCGGATATGGTTGGAATTTATCTGGATTAACATCAATTTCCAGAGTCGGGAAAACCATTGAAAAAGATGGGAAACCTCAGGGAATCCAGTGGGATTATACGGATTACTACTCTTTCAACGGAGAGAGATTAGTTTTAAAGTCAGGTGAATATGGAAAAGATGGAGCAGAATATGTTCCCGCAAAATATTCTAATATTAAAATAAAATCTGTAGGAGTAAATCCCGAACAGAACGGACCATTGTATTTTGAAATTACATTTGAAGATGGTTCAAAAGCATGGTATGGTCTTAATGCTGATTCAAGAACTTCAGCTGAATATAATATCAGCAAATGGAAAGACGTACAGGGAAATTATATTTCTTACAACTATGTGCAGGGAAAAGGAGTTACCACCATACATAATATAGCATGGGGCGGCAATGAACAGCAGAATAAAAGCCACTTTAACTCTATTGAATTTACCTATGCTGACAGAACTTTAAAAGAGCAAGCCTACACAAAAGGGTTAACATACACTCAAAGCATGATCTTATCTGAGATCAAAGTAAATTCAAACGGAAATTTGTTTAAAAAATATTCACTTGAGTACGTTCAAAATAAAACAAATTACCAGTTTTTAAGTAAAATTACCGAATCTAATTCTGCAGGGGCTAATGCCAACCCAATAACCATTCAGTATCAGCAGGATCCATCTGCTACCAATACCCTTTGGCAAGACAGCAGATATGATGATCTTTATGACCGTTATCAGGAGGTCATTTCCGGGGATTTTAACGGGGATGGAAAACTGGACTTCATCAAGGACAAGACCTTAATGATTAACAGATTGGAGAATTCCGGACAGTTTTATAATTTGACCTATCAAGGTAAGTTTCTAGGTGTTGGAACAGGAATTAAAAACAATATCCTGCTAAACAAAAGTGTATTTTTTACTTCTCAGACTTCATTTGAAGAAAAAAATGTTTTGATACGAACTTATGAAGTAATTGATGGTAAGGCTGAGTTGGTATCCTCAAAAAAAATTGATCTGAGCAGCTATCCGCAGCTATTCACAGAAATCAGAGGAACACTGTATAACAACCTCATCATTGAATACAATGATCTTAAATGCAAAATCAAAGAAGCGGATTTTGACGGGGATGGAGTTTCAGATTTTTTGTTGAGCATTGAAAATGTAGCCTATGGTTATCCGAATGGTCCTGGAGAATGGTCTGAATATTTTGATTCACTGTATCTTTCAGAAACATTCTATTACAATACAAGAACCGGAGTTCTGCAAAAACAGGATAGTGATGAGTTTGAGAAATTTAAAATAGCTGACTTTAAAGGCGAAGGTAAATCGAATCTGCTTAAAATTCAGGATAATAATATTTATATCTATGAATTAAACACACAGAACAAATTTGTACAGGCCTTTTCCACTACAAAAGAATCCTACAATGATGTTATTTATCTGGGTGATTTTAACGGAGACGGAAAAACAGATATCATGGCTCCCATCGCAGATGCTTCCTCAGACTGGAGAATGTATCTGTCTACAGGTGCAGGGTTTGTAAAACACTATTATTCTAATCTTTTCCTATATGAACCCTGGTGGGAAGGAAGTTTAAGAAAGAAAAGACAGATTCAAAGAACATATAGTACCTCTGACCTAAATAAAGATGGAAAAAGCGATCTGTTAATTTTTGAATCCCAGAGGTGGAACCGAGACGGCTGGACCGATTGGAATAATCCCGATTCCAGTTATGGCTTTAATTTTCTGAGAAATGATGGTGTTGACAGTAATGGCAAACCCATATTTAATAATGCTCACAGTCTGGCTCCAGTAGAATTAAACTGGGATGGAGAAATAGGCAATTATTCTATGTATGGCGAGCAATTCAGACCTCTATTCGGTTCGTTTCGTATAGCCCAGCTCAATACAGATTTTGCCATTATCCACAGAACAAAAATGATTACCTGGGATCTGGGAAGCAAACTTAATGTAATTTCCAAAATTAAGTCAATACGTCAGGCCGGAATAAAAACTGTTACAGAGTATTCTCCATTAACCAGCTCAGGAAACATTTATCAGTCTTTCTATACTACCAATCCAATTGCATATCCTTACATCAACATCACCGAAAACTATAGTTATTTTGTTGTTTCAAAACTGATTCAAGGGGATCGTAAACAGGAATTCAGATACAGGGACTTAATTGGAAATCTTCACGGAAAAGGAATGATAGGTTTCAGACAAATGGCCAGATCAACGTTTTTCAGTGATGCATTAGTGAATACCAAAGTTTGGAACGGCTTTGAAATCAATCCTGCCAACGAAGGATTACCTTATAAAGACTGGAGTATACGTACAGCTGATGAATCAAAAATATTCCCTGCAGATATTTCATTGAACAATACTCAATTATTATCATTTAAACAATATGACTACAAAATAGATAAACTTTTGAACGGAGCAGTAGTTCCGGTAATCCCCGATACGGAAAAATCTAAAGCTGTTCTTGCGATCAATCCATACATCACTACATCAAAAGACTTTTTAAAGAACATCAAAACGGTACATACTGTAGAAGAGTATGATAATTTATACCTTCCTAAAAAGTCTACCGTTAATATTAATGATGGATTTTCTGTTTCAACGTCAGAATTAGAATATTTCCCTCATGACACAACCGCAGGAACCAATTATAGTATAGGAAAACCTAAGACCAAAACAACAACTGTTCAGGCTTATGGTGATACCCAATCAACAAAAGAGGAATATATTTATAACAATAATCTTCTCAAAACCTATAAGATAAGTAACAGAGATAATACAGGAGCTCTTACTGAAATATACAATTATGACAATTTCGGAAATGTTATTCAGAAAGTTAATTTAAATAGTATTGATTCCCAAAAGGAAATTACCAATTATCAATATGATGATAAGGGCAGATTTGTTATTAAATCTACAGACGATCTGGGATTAGAGACCAATACTCTTTACAATGACTGGGGATTAGTGACTAAAAAGACGGATGCTCTGGGGAACACTTTAGAAAATGAGTACGACGCATGGGGTAAATTAATGAAATCCAAAACAAATATCTCCGGAGTTACTACCTATGAATATGTAAAAGATAACTTATATAATTCGGTCGTTATAACATATGACCCTAGTGGAGATATTTCAAAAAAATACACCAACAAATGGGGACAGGAGTATAAAGAATCCTCCAAAGCGTTTAAGCAGGGACAATATATTTCTCAGGACATTGTATATGATGTACTGGGAAGAAAAACAGCTGAAAGTGAACCTTATTTTGAAGGACAAAGCTCTAACAAATGGAACACAATTTCTTTCGATGATTCAGTATTCCCAGCCAGGATAACAACAACAGCATTTAATGGAAAACAGGTAAAAGTTTCAGTGTCCGGCAATGCAACAACAGAGGAAGAAATTAATGGAAATAAAAGGATTACCACCAAAACCACCGATGCCTTAGGAAATGTTATTTCCACCACCGACAAAGGAGGAACAATCCAGTTTTCATACAATGCCGCCGGAGAACAGATTCAAGCGAAATATAATGAGAATATTGTTACTACTAAGTATGATACATGGGGTAGAAAATCAGAATTTAATGATCCTTCCAACGGATTATACAAATATGAGTATCATGGGATGGGACAGCTTAAAAAAGTTACAAGTCCAAAGGGAACAAAAGAATATACCTATAACAATCAAAGGCAGTTAACATCTCAAAAGGAAATTTCAACCGCAGATAGCGGCCAGGCTACTAATAAAGTTATTTCTTACAGTTATGACAGCAAGGGAAGGCTTATTTCAAAGTCCGGTACCTCAAACGGGAAAAATTACAGCTCCAGTATTGTATATGATCCGCAAGGAAGACTACTTTCATCCTCAGAAAGCAGTAATGGCAAATACTTTATACAGAAAGGAATTGTTTATGATGACAAAGCAAGAGTTGTTTCTTATGAAAAACAGCTGTATTCTTCTGGTATTCTGACAAAAGTAGACATTGAAAACGTTTACAGCGACTGGAATGGTGAACTGTATCAGATAAAGGATAAAAATTCCGGTAAAATACTTTGGCAACTGAACGAAATTAATGCAAAAGGCCAGGTATTAAAATCCAAACTGGGAACAACAGAAGTTATTAATGATTATGATCTTACCACTAATGTCCTAAAGGAAACCAAACATGGGTCACCTGTTAAGTCTAATCTTTTACACATCAAATATCAGTTTGATGCATTAAAAAATCAACTTGACAGTAGAATTACAGGAGGAGATTTCAATATCAATGAGCTTTTCAAATATGATGACAACAATAGGTTAATCTCATGGACAAATCCAGCAAACGGACAGGAAAACTCTAACGTTTATGACAACAAAGGGAGAATCCTGGAAAATAATCAGATTGGAAAAATTAAATTTGAAAATTCTACTAAAATTTATCAGGCAACCGGAATGACTCTTAATCCTGCCGGAGAACAAAATTATCAAAATGACCTCATCCAAAGTATTTCTTATAATGAAAATAACGATCCTGTTTTTATTGATGGAGAGAAAGGAGATGTAGCCTTCCAGTATGGCTTGGCCTCGATGAGACAAAGAGTAACTTATGGTGGAAATTTTGACACGGATAAAGATGGTAAATTCACAAAATATTACAATGAAGACGGCAGCTATGAGATCGTAAGAGACAATACTACAGGTAAAGAAAAACACATCCTTTACATTGATGGATCTCCTTATGAAAGCAACATTATTTACGTAAAGAACTACACTGAGGAAAACGGATCCTATAAATTCCTGCACAAAGATTATTTAGGCAGTATCTTAGCAATAAGTGATGAAGCCGGAAATAAACTGGAACAAAGACATTTTGATGCATGGGGGAATTTCACCCATCTTCAAATAGGAAGCGGAGCCGTAGAAACCGACATTAACAAAATTAAGCAAATTGCAAACAGTGGAGGTCTGCTGCTGGAAAGAGGGTATACTTCTCATGAGCATTTTATGGAAGTAGGAATCATTCACATGAACGGAAGACTTTACGACCCATTATTAAGACGATTCTTAAATGCTGATGAATTTATTCAGGATCCTTATAATACCCAAAACTATAACAAATATGGATATGTAATGAACAATCCATTGATGTTTAACGACTTTACCGGAGAGATCATGGGATGGGATGATGCCCTTATTGCTATAGGAATTGCTATATTTACCTCTGTTGCTACAGACTATTATTTAAACAGACCAATTAATATTGGCAGCATGTTCCAGTCTGTCGCAATGTCTATGATGTCTATGGGTATCAGTAATGGTATTGGAGATATTTTCAAAGCGGGAGGTGAAGTCGCAAAAGCTCTCGGAAAAACAGGAACCATTATCGCCAGAGCCGGTGCGCATGCATTAGCACAGGGGACATTATCTCTTGTACAGGGAGGAAATTTCTGGAGTGGATTATTAAGCGGAGCTTTTGCAAGTATTTCTAATGATTTACTAAATTTTGCTTCAAATAATGTAGGTGATAACAGCATTTTAAAAAGTGATGGCTTTGCTTTACTTAACGGAGCTGTTAGCGGAGGTGTCGGTTCTGTACTGGGAGGTGGAAACTTCTGGGTAGGAGCCGGACAAGGACTTATGGTTACAGCCTTTAACTATCTTAAACATAAACCACCTACGACGGATAATTTAATAGACGACATGGAAAAAAGCAAGATAGATCCAGCAGGAGTCCCGGATTATTCCAAGTTTGATGCTGAAGTAGCAAAAATGAGAAAGTTAAAAACAATTGCTAAATTAGCAAAAAAAACAGGATACATCCCTATTAAGGATGGTGGCAGCTCTGGCAGTGAAACTAGGGCTAACACCTCATATAAAACTGATAAAATTAAATCTATACAGCTTGGAAAAGTCATCAAAACAGAAGTTAAAACAACAGTAACCCAAATTACTATATTTAAAGAAGCTTTTACATCATATCTTAATCTGGCAGGAACATTTGTTCACGAATACACTCATGCTATTGATTATATAAGTGGTTATTTTGAAGGAAAGCTTAGTAAATTGGGTAAGCGTGAAACGGAACGCTTAATGGAAGAAAGAGCTTATGGAAGTGGTGCCAAAGCAGGAGATTTAATTCAAAAACAACAATATCAAGATTGGCTTAAAAGAAATGGATACTAA
- a CDS encoding RagB/SusD family nutrient uptake outer membrane protein, translated as MKKLKYLSFALITVLSLISCESDLETAPTNQANEEEVFKTAESAETVINGTWANFNDEGTNYANIGYSTVLRTSDAMGSDVAVLTNKYGFGPTYAFTEMVNSTAGRPSFIWNMLYSTINNMNNVIARIDGTGGSQEKKNQVKGQAKALRAFCYLNLASFYQFSYFKDKSALTAPVYTEPTTTSTVGKKRASLEEIYTLIKSDLIDADNLLKSYTRNNKDKIDRSVVNGLLARTYLNIGDWSKAAAAAKIAREGFPLMAPEKYKEGFNDINNAEWIWGHGQTQEQSGASYAFHFLDVSSSGSYYYNFMADPYFKDLFDANDIRSQLFSWDGQKGREGLLRYAKFKFKPALIADIVYMRAAEMYLIEAEAEARNGNISKAVAVLNQLKSARNANIYTGSLSQNEVVAAVLIERRKELFGEGFSLSDIIRTQGTVVRKPFVDADGKPIKVQITTPEGTVKTVDGKGHSVLDFPDKTAFTPNSNYYLFSIPQRESENNPNL; from the coding sequence ATGAAAAAATTAAAATATTTGTCTTTTGCCTTAATCACAGTGTTGTCTTTAATAAGCTGTGAAAGTGATTTGGAAACGGCTCCTACCAATCAGGCAAATGAGGAAGAAGTTTTTAAAACGGCAGAAAGCGCGGAAACAGTAATTAACGGAACCTGGGCTAACTTTAATGACGAGGGGACAAATTATGCCAACATCGGATATTCAACAGTATTGAGAACCAGTGATGCAATGGGAAGTGATGTTGCCGTATTGACTAATAAATATGGTTTCGGTCCCACCTATGCCTTCACAGAAATGGTAAACAGTACAGCGGGGCGACCGTCGTTTATATGGAATATGTTGTATTCCACTATCAATAATATGAATAATGTTATTGCAAGAATTGATGGAACAGGAGGAAGTCAGGAGAAAAAGAATCAGGTGAAAGGACAGGCAAAAGCTTTACGTGCTTTCTGTTATCTGAACCTGGCTAGCTTTTATCAGTTCAGTTATTTTAAAGATAAATCAGCTTTAACGGCTCCTGTTTATACTGAACCTACCACAACAAGTACGGTAGGGAAGAAAAGAGCAAGCCTTGAAGAAATTTATACTTTGATTAAAAGTGATCTTATCGATGCGGACAATCTGCTGAAAAGTTATACCAGAAATAATAAAGATAAAATCGACCGTTCTGTAGTGAACGGACTTTTAGCAAGAACCTATCTGAATATTGGTGATTGGAGCAAAGCAGCTGCAGCTGCGAAAATTGCAAGAGAAGGCTTCCCTTTGATGGCTCCGGAAAAATATAAAGAGGGCTTTAATGATATCAATAATGCAGAATGGATCTGGGGACATGGGCAGACACAGGAACAGTCGGGTGCGAGTTATGCATTCCATTTTTTGGATGTATCTTCATCAGGAAGCTATTATTACAACTTTATGGCAGATCCTTATTTTAAAGACCTTTTTGATGCCAATGATATCAGATCTCAGTTATTTTCATGGGATGGGCAGAAAGGAAGAGAAGGTTTGCTGAGGTATGCAAAGTTTAAGTTTAAGCCAGCCCTTATTGCAGATATTGTCTACATGAGAGCTGCAGAAATGTATCTGATTGAAGCTGAAGCTGAAGCCAGAAACGGAAATATTTCTAAGGCAGTTGCGGTTTTGAACCAATTAAAATCTGCCAGAAATGCTAATATTTATACTGGATCACTATCACAGAATGAAGTAGTAGCAGCAGTTCTGATTGAAAGAAGAAAAGAATTGTTCGGAGAAGGTTTCTCCCTTTCAGATATTATCAGGACGCAGGGGACTGTGGTAAGAAAACCTTTTGTAGATGCAGATGGAAAACCAATAAAAGTTCAGATCACTACACCGGAAGGTACCGTGAAAACAGTAGACGGTAAAGGGCACTCTGTTCTTGATTTCCCGGATAAAACAGCCTTCACACCCAACAGCAATTATTATTTATTCAGTATTCCACAAAGAGAATCTGAAAACAACCCGAACTTATAA
- a CDS encoding SusC/RagA family TonB-linked outer membrane protein — translation MISNNLFTSKAWIPPVAAFFLGVTSISAQNSRPEKDSLHEKEIDEVVVVAYGKAKRNSYTGSVATISSDKINNRPVTNITKALEGQVPGLQAVSSSGQPGDTASIRIRGIGSVSASSSPLFVVDGMPFDGNINSISPNDIESISVLKDATASSLYGSRGANGVIIVTTKSGKKGDARVNFNISQGFSSRAVKDYEQVNTDQYFQLYWEALRNGYKSSQISSQQAAQMATDNLINSLGINPYGSNYAKPVGTDGKLLPGATALWNDNWKDILQRVASRNQIDLDFSGGSEKSNYFFSLGYLDDKGIAIGSGFKKYSTRLKINSEVKKWLNVGANLAYTNSLQEAPPSSDSRTDNIINAARVIPSFYPYYERNADGSYKLDASGNYIYDFGKYRPTNALQNENAAATLPLDKNENREDNFSGKGFAEFTFLPELKFKTSFSVDLVNYNGHYYTNPLLGQGTEIGGSVTKTNSRTLSYTTSNILTYDKKFGQHHINLLGGQEFYHYEYQTISGNRSQFSLPYYYEPDAAALLGGFSGNSDKLGLLSFLGKAEYDYQNKYFVSGSVRADGSSRFSPENRWGTFWSVGGSWKASNEDFIKELNFFNQLTLRASYGGQGNDKLSNYYAYQSLYAFYNNLGEGGTVASKLPTPDLKWETNLNLNVGLEFAILKNRIRGNVEYFQRQSKDLLFNMPLAPSLGFTGFQANIGELKNTGFEFSLFTTPVKTKDFEWNVDLNVSTLKNEITKLPKGSIVSGTKLLQVGGSIYDFFIPEWAGVDPTNGKPLWKTITTDANGNTLEGTTSEYAKATKTLQGSSLPKVMGGLTTSLTYKNFDFSTLITFSIGGKILDNDYTMIMHNGSSAGRSWSSEMLNRWTPENPYTDVPALSTTTNNWTSTSSRFLYSGTYARVKNVSLGYTLPTDYFEKIGLKKFRVYVQAENLLTFYKHKGMDPEQTLDGTTYYRYPAMRTITFGLQATL, via the coding sequence ATGATTAGTAATAATTTATTCACTTCTAAAGCCTGGATACCTCCGGTTGCTGCATTTTTTCTGGGAGTGACCAGTATAAGTGCACAAAATTCCAGACCGGAAAAAGATAGTCTTCATGAAAAAGAGATTGATGAAGTAGTAGTGGTAGCGTACGGAAAAGCTAAAAGAAATAGCTATACCGGTTCTGTAGCTACAATTTCAAGTGATAAGATTAATAACAGACCTGTTACAAATATAACAAAAGCACTGGAAGGACAGGTTCCCGGACTTCAGGCGGTAAGCTCTTCAGGACAGCCGGGGGATACAGCATCAATCAGAATTCGTGGAATTGGTTCTGTAAGTGCTTCGAGTAGTCCATTATTTGTAGTTGACGGAATGCCTTTTGATGGAAACATCAATTCTATAAGTCCAAACGATATTGAATCGATCAGTGTTCTGAAAGATGCTACGGCAAGTTCATTATACGGTTCCAGAGGAGCAAACGGTGTGATCATTGTTACCACAAAATCTGGTAAAAAAGGTGATGCAAGAGTAAACTTTAATATAAGCCAGGGTTTCTCAAGCAGAGCGGTAAAAGATTATGAACAGGTAAATACAGATCAATATTTTCAGTTATATTGGGAAGCATTGAGAAACGGATATAAATCCAGCCAGATTTCGTCTCAGCAGGCTGCACAAATGGCAACTGACAATTTGATAAATTCATTGGGAATTAATCCTTATGGATCAAATTATGCAAAACCAGTAGGAACAGATGGGAAGCTTTTGCCGGGGGCAACTGCTTTATGGAATGACAACTGGAAAGATATTCTGCAAAGAGTAGCTTCGAGAAATCAGATAGATCTGGATTTCAGCGGAGGAAGTGAAAAAAGCAATTACTTTTTCTCTTTGGGCTATCTGGATGATAAAGGAATTGCCATCGGATCTGGTTTTAAGAAGTACAGTACAAGATTAAAAATCAATTCTGAAGTTAAAAAATGGTTAAATGTAGGAGCAAACCTAGCGTATACAAACAGTCTTCAGGAAGCACCTCCTTCATCAGATTCCAGAACGGATAATATCATTAATGCAGCGAGAGTGATCCCGTCTTTTTATCCTTATTATGAAAGAAATGCTGACGGAAGTTACAAGCTGGATGCAAGTGGAAATTACATCTATGATTTTGGAAAATACAGACCAACAAATGCTTTGCAAAATGAAAATGCCGCTGCAACCTTACCTTTAGATAAAAATGAAAACCGGGAAGATAACTTTTCGGGGAAAGGTTTTGCTGAATTTACATTTTTGCCTGAGCTGAAATTCAAAACAAGCTTCTCTGTTGATCTGGTGAATTATAACGGTCATTATTATACCAATCCTTTGTTAGGGCAAGGTACAGAAATTGGTGGTTCTGTGACGAAAACAAATTCCAGAACACTTTCCTATACGACGAGTAATATTTTAACCTACGATAAAAAATTTGGCCAGCACCATATCAATCTTTTGGGAGGGCAGGAATTTTATCATTATGAATATCAGACAATTTCAGGAAACAGAAGTCAGTTTTCATTGCCTTATTATTATGAACCGGATGCTGCAGCTTTGTTAGGCGGTTTTAGCGGAAACAGTGACAAATTAGGTTTGTTGAGCTTTTTAGGAAAAGCGGAATATGATTATCAGAATAAATATTTTGTTTCCGGATCGGTGAGAGCAGATGGTTCTTCCAGATTCTCTCCTGAAAACAGGTGGGGAACTTTCTGGTCAGTAGGTGGTTCATGGAAAGCATCCAATGAAGATTTTATTAAAGAGTTAAATTTCTTTAACCAGTTGACACTTCGTGCAAGTTATGGAGGTCAGGGAAATGACAAGCTAAGTAATTATTATGCTTACCAGAGTTTGTATGCTTTTTACAATAATTTAGGAGAAGGCGGAACGGTTGCCAGTAAATTACCAACCCCGGATTTGAAATGGGAAACGAATTTAAACTTAAATGTTGGATTAGAATTTGCGATTCTCAAAAACAGAATTAGAGGGAATGTAGAATATTTCCAGCGTCAGAGCAAAGATCTTTTATTTAATATGCCTTTGGCTCCTTCACTTGGTTTTACTGGATTTCAGGCCAATATTGGGGAATTGAAAAATACAGGTTTTGAGTTTTCATTATTCACTACGCCGGTTAAAACGAAAGATTTTGAATGGAATGTTGATCTTAATGTAAGCACGTTGAAAAATGAAATTACAAAGCTTCCGAAAGGTTCCATTGTAAGTGGAACAAAATTATTGCAGGTAGGTGGATCCATTTATGATTTCTTCATCCCGGAATGGGCCGGAGTAGATCCAACTAACGGAAAACCACTTTGGAAAACAATAACAACAGATGCAAACGGAAATACGCTAGAAGGAACAACTTCAGAATATGCAAAAGCAACAAAAACATTGCAGGGTTCATCGCTTCCGAAAGTAATGGGAGGATTAACGACAAGTTTGACGTATAAAAACTTTGATTTTTCAACATTGATAACATTCAGTATCGGAGGGAAAATTCTGGATAATGATTATACGATGATTATGCATAACGGAAGCTCTGCAGGCCGTTCCTGGAGCTCAGAAATGCTAAACCGATGGACTCCTGAAAACCCTTACACGGATGTTCCTGCATTGAGTACCACAACTAATAACTGGACTTCAACTTCATCAAGGTTTTTATACTCAGGGACGTATGCGAGAGTAAAAAATGTAAGCTTGGGATACACACTGCCGACGGATTACTTTGAAAAAATAGGATTAAAGAAGTTCAGAGTCTATGTTCAGGCAGAAAATCTTTTAACGTTCTACAAACATAAAGGAATGGATCCGGAACAGACATTAGACGGAACAACATATTACAGATATCCTGCGATGAGAACGATTACTTTCGGTTTACAGGCAACTCTTTAA